Proteins encoded by one window of Actinocorallia herbida:
- a CDS encoding RNA-guided endonuclease InsQ/TnpB family protein, whose translation MRLRYNFRLYPTVGQREALARAFGCARVVYNDALRARETARRDGLPFPKTGDLSRTLITQAKATPERSWLAEVSSVVLQQALRDLDTAYRNFFDGLSGKRPRMGAPGYRSRKDTRQTVRFTANARWQITTGGRLRLPKVGDVPVRWSRRLPSVPSSVTVIKDSAGRYFASFVIDASPEPLPETDAVVGLDLGLTHFVILSDGTKIESPRFLRRAEKKLKKAQRDLSRKQKGSKNRARARVKVARAHAKVTDARRDFHHRLSTLLIRDNQAIAVEDLAVKGLARTRLAKSVHDAAWSRFVTMLEYKAALYGRTVVKIGRFEATSQVCSMCGVKDGPKPLNVREWECPHCGTVLDRDVNAAVNVAKAAGLAVSACGAQVRPGVIPAQRDEAETHSKLTPSPV comes from the coding sequence GTGCGGTTGCGGTACAACTTCCGGCTCTACCCGACGGTCGGTCAACGCGAGGCGTTGGCTCGGGCGTTCGGGTGCGCGCGCGTCGTCTACAACGACGCGTTGCGTGCACGGGAGACCGCACGCCGGGACGGACTGCCGTTCCCCAAGACCGGCGACCTGTCCAGGACGCTCATCACCCAGGCGAAGGCCACGCCGGAGCGTTCGTGGCTGGCCGAAGTCTCATCGGTGGTTCTTCAGCAGGCGTTGCGGGACCTCGATACCGCCTACCGGAACTTCTTCGATGGTCTGTCGGGCAAGCGCCCCCGCATGGGTGCGCCTGGGTACCGGTCGCGGAAGGACACGCGGCAGACGGTCCGGTTCACCGCCAACGCCCGCTGGCAGATCACGACAGGCGGGAGGTTGCGGCTGCCGAAGGTCGGAGACGTGCCTGTTCGCTGGTCGCGTCGTCTGCCGTCGGTTCCGTCGTCGGTCACGGTGATCAAGGATTCGGCGGGCCGGTACTTCGCGTCGTTCGTGATCGACGCCTCGCCGGAACCCTTGCCGGAGACCGATGCGGTGGTCGGTCTGGATCTGGGACTCACCCACTTCGTGATTCTGTCGGACGGTACGAAGATCGAAAGCCCGCGTTTCCTGCGGCGGGCCGAGAAGAAACTGAAGAAGGCCCAGCGGGATCTCTCCCGCAAACAGAAGGGTTCGAAGAACCGGGCGAGAGCACGGGTGAAGGTCGCCCGCGCTCACGCGAAAGTCACCGACGCCCGCCGGGATTTCCACCACCGGCTCTCCACCCTGCTGATTCGCGACAACCAAGCGATCGCCGTGGAAGACCTGGCGGTGAAGGGCCTGGCCCGCACCCGGCTGGCGAAATCCGTGCACGACGCCGCATGGTCGCGATTCGTGACGATGCTGGAGTACAAGGCCGCCCTGTACGGACGGACCGTGGTGAAGATCGGCCGGTTCGAGGCCACCTCGCAAGTCTGCTCGATGTGCGGGGTCAAGGACGGACCGAAGCCGTTGAACGTCCGTGAATGGGAGTGCCCGCACTGCGGGACGGTCCTGGACCGGGACGTCAACGCGGCGGTGAACGTCGCGAAGGCCGCCGGGCTGGCGGTTTCGGCCTGTGGAGCGCAGGTAAGACCGGGAGTGATCCCGGCGCAGCGTGACGAAGCAGAAACCCACTCCAAGCTCACACCCTCACCGGTGTAG
- a CDS encoding response regulator, with protein sequence MHSDDETTVRVLIADDDPRVLGALRAFLSSSAGFSVVAAERGAARAVQRAREHSPTVALVDVLLPGERDGLRLLRTLSGELRIPTVAISVQSELCAYALAAGAYRFLDKDSSPEVLLATLKAAAAQR encoded by the coding sequence TTGCACAGCGACGACGAGACGACCGTCCGCGTCCTCATCGCGGACGACGACCCGCGCGTGCTCGGCGCGCTGCGCGCGTTCCTGTCCAGCAGCGCCGGCTTCTCGGTCGTCGCCGCCGAGCGCGGCGCCGCCCGAGCCGTCCAGCGCGCCCGCGAGCACTCCCCCACCGTCGCCCTCGTCGACGTCCTCCTCCCGGGCGAACGCGACGGCCTCCGGCTCCTGCGCACCCTCAGCGGCGAACTCCGGATCCCCACCGTCGCCATCAGCGTCCAGAGCGAACTCTGCGCCTACGCCCTGGCCGCCGGCGCCTACCGCTTCCTCGACAAGGACAGTTCCCCCGAGGTCCTTCTAGCGACCCTGAAGGCCGCCGCCGCGCAGCGTTAG
- a CDS encoding transposase, with protein sequence MLGQEFPELTAHYWRANKPWSASYLAGTVGGAPLTLLRQYIEQQNRPG encoded by the coding sequence GTGCTTGGACAGGAATTCCCCGAACTGACCGCCCACTACTGGCGGGCGAACAAACCGTGGTCGGCTTCCTACCTCGCCGGCACTGTCGGCGGCGCGCCCCTCACCCTGCTCCGCCAGTACATCGAGCAGCAGAACCGGCCAGGTTAG